A window of the Desulfobacula toluolica Tol2 genome harbors these coding sequences:
- the dprA gene encoding DNA-processing protein DprA has product MYKRLIDQFGSPEIVLKTSEHQLGKVNRLSAKVRDNIVNHKAFVYRAKKELEIVLNKNINIVTLTDCEYPVLLKQIPDPPPFLTYVGKLDNSSPCISIIGSRAATGYGLSASENFAYNLAGKGFQIVSGLARGIDSMAHKGALRAKGKTIAVLGSGLNKIYPRENKSLFQAIAENGTVFSEFKLNTEPYPSNFPTRNRIIAGLSCGSIVVEAAKKSGSLITARLATEYNREVFAVPGSIKSKKSEGTHSLLKQGARLVENENDIMDELHHFIHEEKENFQAAPLQKQKSTDYKSCKQNKSLIMNFLDPYPVHIDVLIEKSGMTSSQVTSQLIDLELQGTVMRHQGNYYSISEEYH; this is encoded by the coding sequence ATGTATAAAAGATTAATAGATCAATTTGGATCACCCGAAATCGTTTTAAAAACATCCGAACATCAGCTTGGAAAGGTTAACAGACTTTCTGCAAAAGTAAGAGACAACATCGTCAATCATAAAGCATTTGTGTACCGGGCAAAAAAAGAATTGGAAATTGTTTTAAACAAAAATATTAACATTGTAACTTTAACGGATTGCGAATATCCTGTGTTGCTCAAACAAATCCCTGATCCGCCGCCTTTTTTGACATATGTGGGCAAACTCGATAACAGCTCTCCTTGTATATCCATTATCGGCTCAAGAGCTGCAACCGGCTATGGGTTAAGCGCATCTGAAAATTTTGCATATAATCTTGCCGGAAAAGGATTTCAGATTGTCAGCGGCCTTGCAAGAGGAATTGATTCCATGGCACATAAAGGTGCGTTAAGAGCAAAGGGAAAGACCATTGCCGTATTGGGATCAGGATTGAATAAAATATATCCCAGGGAGAATAAAAGTCTGTTTCAGGCTATTGCGGAAAACGGCACTGTTTTTTCAGAATTCAAACTGAATACAGAGCCATATCCATCAAATTTCCCCACTCGAAACCGTATCATTGCAGGTTTATCCTGTGGAAGTATTGTTGTTGAAGCAGCCAAAAAAAGTGGATCTCTGATCACTGCCCGACTGGCCACGGAATATAATCGAGAGGTATTTGCAGTTCCGGGAAGTATAAAATCAAAAAAAAGCGAGGGCACCCATTCTCTGCTCAAGCAAGGTGCAAGGCTGGTTGAAAATGAAAATGATATTATGGATGAACTTCATCATTTTATTCATGAAGAAAAAGAAAACTTTCAAGCGGCTCCTTTACAAAAACAAAAATCAACTGATTATAAAAGTTGTAAACAAAATAAATCTTTAATTATGAATTTTCTTGACCCTTACCCTGTACATATTGATGTGTTAATCGAAAAAAGCGGGATGACAAGTTCGCAGGTTACATCCCAATTAATTGATTTGGAACTGCAAGGCACAGTGATGCGCCATCAGGGTAATTATTATTCGATCTCGGAGGAATACCATTGA
- the ybgF gene encoding tol-pal system protein YbgF, translating into MPCLKKRLYKPVYFLILSFFFVSCGAMHSVKTPAGNDKEETLCHTKLVELESELTGIKQDQATLKYQIEKNNTIIQTLQDIISTLETKIAFLEKTPQPAAPIQYKIEALKPADLYKKARNLLLENNFSKAAGLFSEFIKHYPQNSLADNCVYWLGECHYSLKDYKKAIEVFKDLEIKYPKSEKVPDAILKTGYSYLLLDDFNRANHYLKQVLKQYPFSPAAEKAQKKLGDFE; encoded by the coding sequence ATGCCCTGTTTAAAAAAACGATTGTATAAACCTGTTTATTTTCTTATCCTGTCGTTTTTCTTTGTTTCCTGCGGTGCGATGCATTCTGTTAAAACGCCCGCAGGAAACGACAAAGAAGAGACTTTATGTCACACAAAGCTTGTGGAATTGGAATCTGAGCTTACCGGTATAAAGCAGGATCAGGCAACTTTAAAATATCAAATAGAAAAAAATAATACCATTATACAAACACTTCAGGATATCATCTCAACCCTGGAGACAAAAATTGCATTTCTTGAAAAAACCCCACAGCCTGCAGCCCCTATCCAGTATAAAATTGAGGCCCTCAAACCGGCTGATTTATACAAAAAAGCAAGAAATCTTTTGCTTGAAAACAATTTTTCAAAGGCTGCCGGCTTGTTCTCCGAATTTATTAAACATTATCCTCAAAACAGTCTGGCAGACAATTGTGTTTATTGGCTTGGTGAATGTCATTATTCTCTGAAAGATTATAAAAAGGCAATTGAGGTATTCAAAGACCTGGAAATAAAATATCCCAAATCGGAAAAAGTGCCTGATGCCATATTAAAAACAGGCTATTCATATTTGTTGCTGGATGATTTCAACCGGGCAAACCACTATTTAAAACAAGTATTAAAACAATATCCTTTTTCACCGGCTGCGGAAAAAGCTCAGAAAAAACTTGGAGATTTTGAATAA
- the secF gene encoding protein translocase subunit SecF codes for MQIIKSDINIDFIGKHKIGFVLSTILILLSIGSLIINKGPNYGVDFVGGTLIQLKFSEQVPVGKIRSALSDIGFNDASVQNFGQPQDHEFLVRTSNLEMTSKGLSQSVIEAVKASTGVAPEIRRVEMVGPQVGQDLRKKALLAIFYSLLFITIYISGRFELKWMLSGVTAGSLMTAVYFLSVFNVSMVVLITAALVVTLVLFWMLHLKYAMGAIVALLHDVLITVGIFSMLNLDFSLPIIAALLTIIGYSLNDTIIVFDRIRENVKGAKTTESLPLLFNRSINETLSRTILTSVTTLIVLLALYFLGGEIIHNFAFAMIIGVLIGTYSSIFVASPIVLATNKR; via the coding sequence ATGCAAATTATCAAGTCTGATATCAATATAGACTTTATTGGTAAACATAAAATCGGATTTGTTTTATCAACCATCCTTATCCTCTTGAGCATCGGGTCTCTCATCATTAATAAAGGGCCTAACTATGGTGTCGATTTTGTTGGCGGAACCTTAATTCAACTAAAATTTTCAGAACAGGTTCCTGTTGGAAAAATACGATCAGCCCTATCCGATATAGGCTTTAACGATGCTTCGGTACAAAATTTCGGACAGCCCCAGGACCATGAATTTTTGGTTAGAACCAGCAACCTGGAAATGACCAGTAAAGGCTTGTCTCAATCCGTGATTGAAGCTGTCAAAGCATCCACAGGAGTTGCTCCTGAAATCCGAAGAGTGGAAATGGTCGGCCCCCAGGTCGGGCAGGATTTAAGGAAAAAAGCGCTGTTAGCCATTTTTTATTCCCTGCTGTTTATCACCATATATATTTCAGGCAGGTTTGAGCTAAAATGGATGTTATCGGGTGTAACAGCGGGTTCTCTTATGACTGCGGTATATTTTCTGTCCGTATTTAATGTAAGCATGGTTGTTCTGATCACGGCAGCCCTGGTTGTAACACTGGTATTGTTTTGGATGTTGCACCTCAAATATGCCATGGGTGCTATTGTTGCGCTTTTGCATGATGTATTGATCACCGTGGGAATCTTTTCGATGTTAAACCTGGATTTTTCATTACCGATTATTGCGGCACTCTTAACCATTATTGGATATTCATTAAATGATACCATTATTGTCTTTGACCGGATCAGGGAAAATGTAAAAGGAGCTAAAACAACTGAATCACTGCCTTTATTGTTTAATAGAAGCATCAATGAAACCCTTTCAAGGACGATTTTAACATCAGTAACAACACTGATCGTTCTTTTGGCCCTTTATTTTCTGGGTGGAGAAATTATTCATAATTTTGCATTTGCCATGATTATCGGTGTTCTTATCGGCACCTATTCTTCCATATTTGTGGCATCCCCCATTGTTCTTGCGACCAACAAAAGGTAG